The Anastrepha ludens isolate Willacy chromosome 2, idAnaLude1.1, whole genome shotgun sequence DNA window tggcTGAAACCGTAGGTGAAAACGGGGCAAATATTGATAGTGGGCAAAGCGGTGGAGGTAGCGAAATAGAAGCAGAAGTCGTTAGAAAAACGGCAGCTAATGAAGAGACAGCACAGGAAGCTGCAATGGGGGAGCCTCAAGAGGAGTATGAAAGTGCGAACTCTTACAATAGAGAAGGGGAAGCTAAGTTGGACTATAAAAATATGGAAGCAGAGCAACTTAATGCTGCGGAAGAAATTGAAGCTAACAAAGCCACCGTTCCTTGTGATGCCACTTTCGATGTGCGCGTAGCTGAAGAGAAATTAAATTCCGTGCGTATTGATTGGACTCATCTGGCCGATGCGGAGGTGTACAAAATCGAAAAGTTTCATCGCAGACGTGGCTGGGAGCAAGTGGCTTGGTGTGATTAGTTGAAAGTACCTGCAGTTATtctcaaatattaaaatttctcttTTCATAGGGTTGGTTATGCGCCGACTACTATTCAAAATCTAGCTGAAAATTTCACATACCGCTTACGCATCAAGGCGCAACGCTTCTGCGAAGCGCGTGGAGTATTTGAAGATTACAAAATGTCACCAGAGTTTTTGGTATTTACGCATAAAATAAAGTGCGctgatattttctaaaattttatgggTTTTACGCTTTCCACTCCTTAGGTCACCACTCAGTCACCATTGCCAACTGCTTTGTGTCTACATCGCGCCATCAAGAAGGGTCAACAATTTTTGGTAAAACGCATTTTGCGAC harbors:
- the LOC128855654 gene encoding uncharacterized protein LOC128855654 — its product is MEEQENDSENKGNLKKSDKLIFDENNEILAETVGENGANIDSGQSGGGSEIEAEVVRKTAANEETAQEAAMGEPQEEYESANSYNREGEAKLDYKNMEAEQLNAAEEIEANKATVPCDATFDVRVAEEKLNSVRIDWTHLADAEVYKIEKFHRRRGWEQVAWVGYAPTTIQNLAENFTYRLRIKAQRFCEARGVFEDYKMSPEFLVTTQSPLPTALCLHRAIKKGQQFLVKRILRRRPSLLEYPGSNGYLPLANAIISGQNSVIDVLLSLGASVHVGNSLNARTPLQLAFYHGRLAVARILLNRKAQLEAVDINDMTACHFAVDANQLELLRFGLENGANVNAADACGWSLLSRAVVMGAEVCVLKLLLLHGADAKSMDKLGKTCVDLAQIYQNSVAADYLTKVLRPK